A portion of the Cervus canadensis isolate Bull #8, Minnesota chromosome 26, ASM1932006v1, whole genome shotgun sequence genome contains these proteins:
- the LOC122428455 gene encoding cytosolic beta-glucosidase-like produces the protein MPECPGPLSLKHMAFPAGFGWGAATSAYQVEGGWDADGKGPCVWDTFTHQGGERVFKNQTGDVACGSYTLWEEDLKCIKQLGLTHYRFSLSWSRLLPDGTTGFINQKGIDYYNKIIDDLLTNGVTPIVTLYHFDLPQALEDQGGWLSEAIIESFDKYAWFCFSTFGDRVKQWITINEPNIFAVMAYEFGVFPPGVPHVGTKAYQAAHNLIKAHARSWHSYDSLFRKEQKGMVSLSVFAGWAEPADPSSVSDQEAVKRAMAFQLDFFAKPIFIDGDYPEVVKSQVALMSKKQGYSSSRLPEFTEEEKRMIKGTADFFAVQYYTTRLVMNQENKKGELGLLQDVEVEVFPDPSWRSLNWVCVVPWGIRKLLKYIKDTYNNPVIYITENGFPQGDPTSFDDTQRWEYFRQTFQELFKAIQLDKVNLQVYCAWSLLDNFEWNQGYSSRFGLFHVDFEDPARPRAYTSAKEYAKIIRNNGLEGPP, from the coding sequence ATGCCCGAGTGTCCGGGTCCGCTGTCTCTGAAACACATGGCTTTCCCTGCAGGATTTGGATGGGGGGCAGCCACCTCAGCTTATCAAGTGGAAGGAGGCTGGGATGCAGATGGAAAAGGCCCTTGTGTCTGGGACACATTCACCCATCAGGGAGGAGAGAGAGTTTTCAAGAACCAGACTGGCGATGTAGCTTGTGGCAGCTACACTCTGTGGGAGGAAGATTTGAAATGTATCAAACAGCTTGGATTGACTCATTACCGCTTCTCTCTTTCCTGGTCACGTCTGTTACCTGATGGGACGACAGGTTTCATCAACCAGAAAGGAATTGACTATTATAACAAGATCATTGATGATTTGTTAACAAATGGGGTTACACCCATCGTGACCCTCTACCACTTTGATTTGCCTCAGGCCTTGGAAGACCAAGGAGGTTGGCTCTCAGAGGCGATCATCGAATCCTTCGACAAATATGCTTGGTTTTGCTTCAGTACATTTGGGGATCGAGTCAAGCAGTGGATCACCATAAATGAGCCTAATATTTTTGCCGTGATGGCATATGAATTTGGTGTATTTCCTCCTGGTGTGCCTCACGTTGGAACTAAAGCTTATCAGGCAGCTCATAATTTGATTAAAGCGCATGCCAGATCCTGGCACAGCTATGACTCCTTATTCCGAAAAGAGCAGAAGGGCATGGTATCGCTATCAGTTTTTGCTGGCTGGGCGGAACCAGCAGACCCCTCCTCAGTGTCTGACCAGGAAGCAGTTAAAAGGGCCATGGCATTCCAGTTGGACTTCTTTGCTAAACCCATATTTATTGATGGCGATTATCCTGAAGTTGTCAAGTCTCAGGTTGCCCTCATGAGTAAAAAGCAGGGCTATTCATCGTCACGGCTTCCAGAATTtacagaagaagagaagaggatgatcAAAGGCACTGCtgatttctttgctgtgcagtatTACACAACTCGCTTAGTCATGAACCAGGAGAACAAGAAAGGAGAGCTGGGCTTACTACAGGATGTGGAGGTTGAAGTTTTTCCAGACCCATCTTGGAGAAGTTTGAATTGGGTCTGTGTGGTGCCGTGGGGAATACGTAAGCTACTGAAATACATTAAGGATACGTATAATAACCCTGTAATTTACATCACTGAGAATGGGTTTCCCCAGGGTGACCCCACGTCTTTTGATGACACTCAGCGCTGGGAGTATTTCAGACAGACATTTCAGGAACTGTTCAAAGCTATCCAACTTGACAAAGTCAATCTTCAAGTATACTGTGCCTGGTCTCTCCTGGATAACTTTGAGTGGAACCAGGGATATAGCAGCCGGTTTGGTCTCTTCCACGTTGATTTTGAAGATCCAGCAAGACCCCGAGCTTACACATCAGCCAAGGAGTATGCTAAGATCATCCGAAACAATGGCCTGGAGGGACCTCCGTAG